One window from the genome of Nocardioides panaciterrulae encodes:
- a CDS encoding DUF6049 family protein — protein MPRPTSLPPALVAAVVTVLAAVLAGLVAGVAPLTTPPAAARTAADAPPLSISLDSIYPSTIPRKGPIRVTGSVTNDDDAAWTAVQVYGFIGGAQPGSLTPMRSAGELVAAARTDPAAYVGDRITKPGTYATLDRIEPGQSQQFAITIPRSQLPVTEPGVYWFGVHALGAGPDGRIEGADGRARTFLPLVVGHRKPPVDTALVLPLRKAVSYAPDGSVRGLRNWERTLQPGGRLRSMVDFGAAAGDRPVTWLLDPGLPEVVRSLTAGNPARLAVPPRSGDEDGGASSSASPSASGSPTDPPSEEGAGTGSSTGANSELAAVADAGNAWLDRLHEALDGNQVLALPYGDVDAAAASRYDPELLHEARKRSGDVLSPWGIPMTPGLAAPSGFLPSDTLTAAPKRATVLLSDRELGGPSTPTVAAVAGRKVIAVSQGASSGGPGPGPRRAPIAMRQRILAEAAVRFLDPAANPLVVLLPSDWTPNATTDFFDGLDVPWLRLTSVADISARAATPVSGDGLRYSRHREARELNAPAFTAAGGLVRAGATLQDVLGDQAAVAAAVRDQAMTSVSFGHRDHPHRTRATLEASRSWIEGQLGSIRIDAPPAVTLSSTSGRFAATLSNGLDRAVTVHVQALTGPRVHVEGPRQIPLGPGGSATVLLTASTSAPGVHNITLVVTDSDGTPLGASDRLPIRSAQVSRVIWLIIGTGLALLFLAIALRLVRRVRAARGARGARL, from the coding sequence GTGCCTCGTCCCACGTCGCTGCCGCCTGCCCTCGTGGCGGCGGTCGTGACCGTGCTGGCCGCGGTGCTGGCCGGCCTGGTCGCCGGCGTGGCGCCGCTGACCACCCCACCGGCCGCGGCGCGGACCGCGGCCGACGCGCCCCCGCTGTCGATCTCGCTGGACTCGATCTACCCCTCGACCATCCCGCGCAAGGGCCCGATCCGGGTCACCGGCTCGGTCACCAACGACGACGACGCCGCCTGGACTGCCGTACAGGTCTACGGGTTCATCGGGGGCGCCCAGCCGGGCTCGCTGACGCCGATGCGCTCCGCCGGCGAGCTGGTGGCGGCCGCCCGGACCGATCCGGCGGCGTACGTCGGGGACCGGATCACCAAGCCCGGCACCTACGCCACCCTGGACCGGATCGAGCCCGGCCAGAGCCAGCAGTTCGCGATCACGATCCCGCGCTCGCAGCTCCCGGTGACCGAGCCCGGCGTCTACTGGTTCGGCGTGCACGCCCTGGGCGCGGGACCCGACGGCCGTATCGAGGGCGCCGACGGCCGGGCGCGGACCTTCCTCCCCCTCGTCGTGGGCCACCGCAAGCCGCCGGTCGACACCGCCCTGGTGCTGCCGCTGCGCAAGGCGGTCTCCTACGCCCCCGACGGCAGCGTCCGGGGCCTGCGCAACTGGGAACGGACCCTCCAGCCGGGCGGCCGGCTGCGGTCGATGGTCGACTTCGGCGCGGCGGCCGGAGACCGGCCGGTGACCTGGCTGCTCGACCCCGGCCTGCCCGAGGTGGTGCGCTCGCTGACCGCGGGCAACCCCGCGCGGCTGGCGGTTCCGCCCCGGTCCGGCGACGAGGACGGCGGGGCGAGCTCGTCCGCGTCCCCCTCAGCGTCGGGCTCCCCCACCGACCCCCCGTCGGAGGAGGGCGCCGGCACCGGCTCCAGCACCGGGGCGAACTCCGAGCTGGCCGCGGTCGCGGACGCCGGCAATGCGTGGCTCGACCGGCTGCACGAGGCGCTGGACGGCAACCAGGTGCTGGCGCTGCCGTACGGCGACGTCGACGCGGCCGCCGCGTCCCGCTACGACCCGGAGCTGCTGCACGAGGCCCGCAAGCGCAGCGGCGACGTGCTGTCACCCTGGGGCATTCCGATGACGCCGGGGCTGGCCGCCCCCTCGGGGTTCCTGCCGAGCGACACCCTCACGGCCGCGCCGAAGCGCGCCACGGTGCTGCTCTCCGACCGGGAGCTCGGCGGTCCCTCCACGCCGACGGTGGCCGCGGTGGCCGGGCGCAAGGTCATCGCCGTCTCCCAGGGCGCCTCCTCGGGCGGCCCCGGACCGGGCCCCCGACGGGCCCCGATCGCGATGCGCCAGCGGATCCTCGCCGAGGCGGCGGTGCGCTTCCTCGACCCGGCCGCGAACCCCCTCGTCGTGCTGCTGCCCTCGGACTGGACCCCCAACGCGACCACGGACTTCTTCGACGGCCTCGACGTGCCCTGGCTGCGGCTGACCAGCGTCGCCGACATCTCCGCCCGCGCGGCCACGCCGGTGTCCGGCGACGGGCTGCGCTACTCCCGGCACCGGGAGGCGCGCGAGCTGAACGCGCCGGCGTTCACCGCCGCGGGGGGCCTGGTGCGCGCCGGCGCCACGCTGCAGGACGTGCTGGGCGACCAGGCCGCGGTGGCCGCCGCCGTCCGGGACCAGGCGATGACCTCGGTGTCCTTCGGTCACCGCGACCACCCGCACCGGACCCGGGCCACGCTGGAGGCCTCGCGGTCGTGGATCGAGGGGCAGCTGGGCTCGATCCGCATCGACGCTCCGCCCGCGGTCACCCTGTCCAGCACCAGCGGACGGTTCGCGGCCACGCTCAGCAACGGCCTGGACCGGGCGGTGACCGTGCACGTCCAGGCGCTCACCGGCCCGCGGGTGCACGTCGAGGGCCCGCGACAGATCCCGCTCGGGCCGGGAGGGAGCGCCACGGTGCTGCTGACCGCCTCGACGTCCGCGCCCGGCGTGCACAACATCACCCTGGTCGTGACCGACTCCGACGGGACCCCGCTCGGGGCCAGCGACCGGCTCCCGATCCGCTCCGCCCAGGTCAGCAGGGTGATCTGGCTGATCATCGGCACCGGGCTGGCCCTGCTGTTCCTCGCCATCGCGTTGCGGCTGGTCCGCCGGGTGCGCGCGGCCCGGGGCGCCCGGGGCGCCCGCTTGTGA
- a CDS encoding CCA tRNA nucleotidyltransferase: protein MTDVQRSVSAELDRIAPVIDELGRRFRGAGHELHLVGGPVRDAMLGRQHNDLDFTTSARPEQTERLLKGWADAVWDIGRAFGTIGCRRGDWQVEITTYRSETYDPSSRKPDVDFGDTLAGDLGRRDFTVNAMAVSVPDRTFEDPFHGVVDLAHRVLRTPGRPEDSFSDDPLRMMRAARFAAQLGFSVDPAVVSAMTAMADRITIISAERVRDELVKLVCAPYPRLGLGLLVETGLAGHVLPELPALALERDEHHRHKDVYEHTLTVLEQSIELESRLPGGGPDFVSRFAALMHDVGKPRTRRFVGDGTVTFHHHDVVGAKITRKRMKALRFSNDQIDAVSGLVELHLRFHGYGTGEWTDSAVRRYVRDAGDQLERLHVLTRADCTTRNRRKAERLRRTYDDLEARIARLSEEEELASLRPDLDGNQIMAILEIPPGRVVGEAYQHLLELRMDRGPMSSEDAEAALREWWAARG, encoded by the coding sequence CTGACCGACGTCCAGCGCTCGGTCTCCGCGGAGCTGGACCGGATCGCCCCGGTCATCGACGAGCTGGGCCGGCGCTTCCGCGGCGCCGGGCACGAGCTGCACCTGGTCGGCGGGCCGGTGCGCGACGCGATGCTGGGCCGCCAGCACAACGACCTGGACTTCACGACCTCCGCGCGCCCCGAGCAGACCGAGCGGCTGCTCAAGGGGTGGGCGGACGCGGTCTGGGACATCGGTCGTGCGTTCGGCACCATCGGCTGCCGCCGGGGTGATTGGCAGGTCGAGATCACGACGTACCGCTCGGAGACCTACGACCCCTCCTCGCGCAAGCCCGACGTGGACTTCGGCGACACGCTGGCCGGCGACCTCGGGCGCCGCGACTTCACCGTCAACGCGATGGCGGTCTCGGTGCCCGACCGGACCTTCGAGGACCCCTTCCACGGGGTGGTGGACCTGGCGCACCGGGTGCTGCGCACGCCCGGGCGGCCGGAGGACTCCTTCTCCGACGACCCGCTGCGGATGATGCGGGCGGCCCGGTTCGCCGCGCAGCTCGGGTTCAGCGTCGACCCCGCGGTCGTCTCGGCGATGACCGCGATGGCGGACCGGATCACGATCATCTCCGCCGAACGGGTGCGCGACGAGCTGGTGAAGCTGGTGTGCGCGCCGTACCCCCGCCTGGGCCTGGGGCTGCTCGTCGAGACCGGGCTGGCCGGGCACGTGCTGCCCGAGCTGCCGGCGCTGGCGCTGGAGCGCGACGAGCACCACCGGCACAAGGACGTCTACGAGCACACGCTGACGGTGCTGGAGCAGTCGATCGAGCTCGAGTCGCGGCTGCCCGGCGGCGGACCCGACTTCGTCTCCCGCTTCGCCGCGCTCATGCATGACGTCGGCAAGCCGCGGACCCGGCGGTTCGTCGGCGACGGCACGGTCACCTTCCACCACCACGACGTGGTCGGCGCCAAGATCACTCGCAAGCGGATGAAGGCGCTGCGCTTCTCCAACGACCAGATCGACGCGGTCAGCGGGCTCGTCGAGCTGCACCTGCGCTTCCACGGGTACGGCACCGGCGAGTGGACCGACTCCGCGGTGCGGCGCTACGTCCGCGACGCCGGTGACCAGCTCGAGCGGCTGCACGTGCTGACCCGCGCCGACTGCACGACCCGCAACAGGCGCAAGGCCGAGCGGCTGCGCCGCACCTACGACGACCTCGAGGCCCGCATCGCCCGGCTCTCGGAGGAGGAGGAGCTGGCCTCGCTCCGGCCGGACCTCGACGGCAACCAGATCATGGCGATCCTCGAGATCCCGCCGGGCCGCGTGGTCGGCGAGGCCTACCAGCACCTGCTCGAGCTGCGCATGGACCGCGGCCCGATGTCGTCCGAGGACGCCGAGGCCGCGCTGCGGGAGTGGTGGGCGGCCCGGGGTTGA
- a CDS encoding SRPBCC family protein codes for MTQQTTDTDRIEPLLEESIEIAASPATVWALVSDVARMSSWSPQVVRTVVRGRPVQQGTRFYNLNRRGPLFWPTQAMVVACEPHRRFAFRIKENWTVWSFTLEPTAEGGTRLTERREAPKGISGVSRGLTRLALGGQQVFTAELREGMRETLARIRAEAEARRTDPA; via the coding sequence ATGACCCAGCAGACCACCGATACCGACCGGATCGAGCCGCTGCTCGAGGAATCGATCGAGATCGCCGCATCGCCCGCCACCGTGTGGGCGCTGGTCTCCGACGTGGCGCGGATGTCCTCCTGGAGTCCGCAGGTGGTCCGGACGGTCGTGCGCGGTCGTCCCGTGCAGCAGGGCACCCGCTTCTACAACCTGAACCGGCGCGGGCCGCTCTTCTGGCCGACCCAGGCCATGGTGGTGGCCTGCGAGCCGCACCGGCGCTTCGCGTTCCGGATCAAGGAGAACTGGACGGTGTGGTCGTTCACGCTCGAGCCGACCGCCGAGGGCGGCACCCGGCTGACCGAGCGTCGCGAGGCCCCGAAGGGCATCTCGGGCGTCTCGCGCGGCCTGACCCGCCTCGCCCTGGGCGGCCAGCAGGTCTTCACCGCCGAGCTGCGCGAGGGGATGCGCGAGACCCTGGCCCGGATCCGGGCCGAGGCCGAGGCCCGGCGTACCGACCCCGCCTGA
- a CDS encoding inositol-3-phosphate synthase: protein MGSVRVAIVGVGNCASSLVQGVHYYKDADPSGNVPGLMHVAFGEYHVSDVTFVAAFDVDDKKVGKDLSEAINASENNTIKICDVPTLGLEVQRGHTLDGLGKYYRETIEESAAEPVDVVQVLKDREVDVLVSYLPVGSEEADKFYAQCAIDAGVAFVNALPVFIASDPEWAKKFEDAGVPIVGDDIKSQVGATITHRVMAKLFEDRGVTLDRTYQLNVGGNMDFKNMLERERLESKKVSKTQAVTSNLQGELSGKIHDRNVHIGPSDYVAWLDDRKWAYVRLEGRAFGDVPLNLEYKLEVWDSPNSAGIIIDAIRAAKIAKDRGLGGPIISASSYLMKSPPVQLPDDEGRRRVEAFIAGEE from the coding sequence ATGGGTTCGGTACGAGTAGCAATCGTGGGAGTCGGCAACTGCGCCAGCTCCTTGGTCCAGGGCGTGCACTACTACAAGGACGCCGACCCGTCGGGCAACGTCCCGGGCCTCATGCACGTCGCCTTCGGCGAATACCACGTCTCCGACGTCACCTTCGTGGCCGCGTTCGACGTGGACGACAAGAAGGTCGGCAAGGACCTCTCCGAGGCCATCAACGCCTCCGAGAACAACACCATCAAGATCTGCGACGTGCCCACGCTCGGGCTCGAGGTGCAGCGCGGCCACACCCTCGACGGCCTCGGCAAGTACTACCGCGAGACCATCGAGGAGTCCGCGGCCGAGCCGGTCGACGTGGTCCAGGTGCTCAAGGACCGCGAGGTCGACGTCCTCGTCTCCTACCTGCCGGTGGGCTCGGAGGAGGCCGACAAGTTCTACGCCCAGTGCGCGATCGACGCCGGCGTGGCCTTCGTCAACGCGCTGCCGGTCTTCATCGCCTCCGACCCCGAGTGGGCCAAGAAGTTCGAGGACGCCGGCGTCCCGATCGTCGGTGACGACATCAAGTCCCAGGTCGGCGCCACCATCACCCACCGGGTGATGGCGAAGCTGTTCGAGGACCGCGGCGTGACGCTGGACCGCACCTACCAGCTCAACGTCGGCGGCAACATGGACTTCAAGAACATGCTCGAGCGCGAGCGCCTGGAGTCCAAGAAGGTCTCCAAGACCCAGGCCGTGACCTCCAACCTGCAGGGCGAGCTGTCGGGCAAGATCCACGACCGCAACGTCCACATCGGCCCGTCCGACTACGTCGCCTGGCTCGACGACCGCAAGTGGGCCTACGTCCGCCTCGAGGGCCGCGCCTTCGGCGACGTCCCGCTGAACCTCGAGTACAAGCTCGAGGTCTGGGACTCCCCGAACTCCGCGGGCATCATCATCGACGCGATCCGCGCCGCGAAGATCGCCAAGGACCGCGGCCTCGGCGGCCCGATCATCTCGGCGTCGTCGTACCTCATGAAGTCCCCGCCGGTGCAGCTGCCCGACGACGAGGGTCGCCGCCGCGTCGAGGCCTTCATCGCCGGCGAGGAGTGA
- a CDS encoding PadR family transcriptional regulator, with product MARRAETIELAVLGLLHEGPMHGYELRKRLNLMLGWGRVLSYGSLYPTLKKMLRSHLIEEAAATVTPVTRRPRIVYQVTDAGHLEFERLMSEVGPTAWEDDNFDIRFAFFGRTDMEIRLRVLEGRRTRLQERLDRVQNQLSMTQKEVDRYAAELQRHGVESVEREVRWLSELIQAERSGEEPSGFSQAPAHATPQQPAGPTADQK from the coding sequence ATGGCACGTCGTGCGGAGACCATCGAGCTGGCAGTCCTCGGGCTGCTGCACGAGGGACCCATGCACGGCTACGAGCTGCGCAAGCGGCTCAACCTGATGCTCGGCTGGGGTCGGGTGCTGTCGTACGGCTCGCTCTACCCCACGCTGAAGAAGATGCTGCGCAGCCACCTCATCGAGGAGGCCGCGGCGACCGTCACCCCGGTGACCCGCCGTCCGCGCATCGTCTACCAGGTGACCGACGCGGGTCACCTCGAGTTCGAGCGGCTGATGTCGGAGGTGGGTCCCACCGCCTGGGAGGACGACAACTTCGACATCCGGTTCGCGTTCTTCGGCCGCACCGACATGGAGATCCGGCTGCGCGTCCTCGAAGGACGCCGTACCCGCCTCCAGGAGCGGTTGGACCGGGTCCAGAACCAGCTGTCGATGACCCAGAAGGAAGTCGACCGGTACGCCGCGGAGCTGCAACGCCACGGGGTCGAGTCGGTCGAACGCGAGGTCCGCTGGCTCTCCGAGCTCATCCAGGCCGAGCGCAGCGGCGAGGAGCCGTCCGGGTTCTCGCAGGCACCCGCCCACGCCACTCCCCAGCAACCAGCCGGCCCCACGGCCGACCAGAAGTAG